In Calonectris borealis chromosome Z, bCalBor7.hap1.2, whole genome shotgun sequence, a single genomic region encodes these proteins:
- the RGMB gene encoding repulsive guidance molecule B, with the protein MGRAAPSRAAGAEPPRRRGPRRLSLSAFGLLAALGLLLGSGDCQLQTPCRIQKCTTDFVSLTSHLNSALEGFDLEFCKALRAYSACTYRNSKVCRGNLVYHSVVLGISDLMSQRNCSKDGPTSSTNPELAHDPCNYSGHTEAREHQGGEKTPPTTYLFCGLFGDPHLRTFKDHFQTCKVEGAWPLIDNNYLSVQVTNVPVVPGSSATATNKITIIFKSYQDCTDQKVYQAVTDDLPAAFVDGTTSGGDGNTKSLRIVEKVSGKYVEMHAKYIGTTVYIRQLGHYLTLAIRMPQELVMAYEESQDLQLCVNGCPSSERIDDSGHLPLPVMGQLLPQGGAAHPRSVYTLEAATTKCHEKMLVKDIYFYSCVFDLLTTGDANFTAAAHSALQDVEALHPRKEHWHIFPSSGGGGVGKGIKFFVSLGLVCLILVAFL; encoded by the exons GTGACTGCCAGCTGCAAACACCTTGTCGAATCCAGAAGTGCACCACTGATTTTGTATCCTTAACTTCACATCTAAACTCGGCTCTTGAAGGCTTTGATTTGGAGTTCTGCAAGGCCCTGCGAGCGTACTCTGCTTGTACCTATCGCAATTCCAAAGTATGCCGTGGAAACCTAGTCTACCATTCTGTAGTGCTTGGAATCAGCGACCTTATGAGCCAGAGAAACTGTTCCAAAGATGGACCCACATCCTCCACCAACCCTGAACTGGCCCATGATCCCTGCAATTACAGTGGCCATACAGAAGCCAGAGAACATCAGGGAGGGGAGAAGACTCCTCCTACTACTTACCTATTTTGTGGATTGTTTGGTGATCCTCATCTGAGGACTTTTAAGGATCACTTCCAGACATGCAAAGTGGAGGGTGCTTGGCCCCTCATAGACAATAACTACTTATCAGTGCAAGTGACCAACGTGCCTGTAGTCCCAGGATCCAGCGCTACTGCTACAAATAAG ATAACTATAATCTTTAAATCATACCAAGACTGTACAGATCAGAAAGTATATCAAGCAGTGACTGATGACTTGCCTGCAGCTTTTGTTGATGGTACAACAAGTGGAGGTGATGGAAACACCAAGAGCTTGCGAATTGTGGAGAAAGTCAGTGGCAAATACGTCGAAATGCATGCCAAGTACATTGGGACCACTGTCTATATACGCCAGCTTGGGCACTACTTAACATTGGCCATTCGCATGCCTCAAGAGTTGGTCATGGCCTATGAAGAGAGCCAGGATCTGCAGCTGTGTGTAAATGGCTGCCCTTCAAGTGAACGTATTGATGATAGTGGCCACTTACCATTGCCTGTGATGGGGCAGTTGCTCCCTCAGGGTGGTGCTGCTCATCCCCGGTCAGTGTACACACTGGAAGCTGCTACCACCAAATGCCATGAGAAGATGCTGGTGAAGGACATCTATTTTTACTCATGTGTATTTGACCTACTCACCACTGGTGATGCTAACTTCACGGCTGCGGCTCACAGTGCCTTGCAGGATGTGGAGGCACTGCACCCCAGAAAAGAGCACTGGCATATCTTTCCCAGCAGTGGAGGTGGTGGTGTGGGCAAGGGTATCAAATTCTTTGTCAGTCTTGGACTTGTATGCTTGATCCTAGTTGCATTTTTGTAG